A portion of the Streptomyces erythrochromogenes genome contains these proteins:
- a CDS encoding AfsR/SARP family transcriptional regulator produces the protein MRAHRGATALKIGSPQQQAMLAVLLLRPGHSASATDLITALWGEEPPSAAMTTVRTYAWRWRKVLDAVGQDGEGGGAGSDRPAPSVLVSMGDGYRLVLPKLAVDAAEAESLAAEAERTARTDPLRARDLLNQALELWQGEPLAGVPGPFAERHRQRLEELRLTLLEERIGLDLALGRYSRCIPELTSLTTEHPLHERAYELLMRALYQAGRQADALAVYRGVRQLFLAELGVAPGADLEQLHRRILEGDPALAAPEPVTPAAPAEEPERQREPARETLADDSGHGSGPRAAEPDRHEGKKGQEAALRPAAAPPRPAQLPPDAADFTGRTAPVRVLEEALGTPSGQALVIATVVGMGGVGKTALALHVAHRVRESYPDGQLYVDLRGSDPVPADPEAVLSSFLVALGVPGDAVPDGLDARSALFRSVVDGRRLLLVLDNAKDTAQIRPLLPGAVGCAVLTTGRTRPAGLPATVHVDLDVFHPSEALELLGRTIGADRLAAERDAALELVVACGYLPLAVRIVAARLAARPGWTVETLSRRLQVERRRIDELRIGDLAVAAAFELGYRQLTADQARAFRLVASVDGPDIGLPAAAALLDLDAYDAEDLLEALVDVAMVESSFPGRYRYHDLLRSFARRRPVQEADPAAADGGATDGGEAVAARDRLLDHLLATACTAFQHAVPGDPAAGALGPARSPGVPLAGWDAAREWTGAERAGAVALAAQVAADAAAGPASGSAGGTAGGFQGTALRAAIDLLIALTPFVLTPPSRQLAATADALAEAAARHGDVRAAGRAHFLRGNVALAATRLDAAEAAARRAVDAARTAGDTVILRQALNDLGLICQFLSRYDEAVDHYDEALLLANELGHRSGALVTTVNAALARVRSGRAEEAVEICHEVLAELRTRQDDPGRAYTLYVLGLALHGLGRHEEAVTWFRECLAVATGAGLRDRAAHARYRLADSLRSLGRADEALDHAGQALVLCEELGAERDQAQALLVLGRSLADLGRGAEAGARLRQAYEIFCRLGLPEAAEVACLLEQPALALVEPCGLEA, from the coding sequence ATGCGGGCTCACCGGGGCGCTACCGCGCTCAAGATCGGGAGCCCGCAGCAGCAGGCGATGCTGGCCGTCCTCCTGCTGCGGCCGGGGCACTCGGCGAGCGCCACCGACCTCATCACGGCGCTGTGGGGTGAGGAGCCACCGAGCGCGGCGATGACCACGGTGCGCACGTACGCGTGGCGATGGCGCAAGGTGCTGGACGCCGTCGGCCAAGACGGCGAAGGGGGCGGGGCCGGAAGCGACCGGCCCGCGCCGAGCGTGCTGGTGTCGATGGGGGACGGCTACCGCCTGGTCCTGCCGAAGCTCGCCGTCGACGCCGCGGAGGCCGAGTCACTGGCCGCCGAGGCGGAGCGCACCGCGCGGACCGATCCGCTGCGCGCCCGGGACCTGCTCAACCAGGCGCTGGAACTGTGGCAGGGCGAACCGCTGGCCGGCGTACCGGGCCCGTTCGCGGAACGGCACCGGCAGCGGCTGGAGGAACTGCGGCTGACGCTGCTGGAGGAACGGATCGGGCTGGACCTGGCGCTCGGCCGCTACTCGCGCTGCATCCCCGAGCTGACCTCCCTCACCACCGAGCACCCGCTGCACGAGCGGGCGTACGAGCTGCTGATGCGGGCGCTGTACCAGGCCGGGCGGCAGGCGGACGCGCTGGCGGTCTACCGCGGGGTTCGGCAGCTGTTCCTCGCAGAACTGGGCGTCGCGCCGGGGGCGGACCTGGAGCAGTTGCACCGCAGGATCCTGGAGGGCGATCCGGCGCTGGCCGCCCCCGAACCGGTCACGCCGGCGGCGCCCGCGGAGGAGCCCGAGAGACAGCGGGAGCCGGCGCGGGAGACCCTCGCCGACGACTCCGGGCACGGATCCGGCCCCCGGGCGGCCGAACCGGACCGGCACGAGGGGAAGAAGGGACAGGAGGCGGCCCTCAGACCGGCGGCCGCGCCCCCAAGACCGGCCCAGCTCCCGCCGGACGCCGCCGACTTCACCGGGCGCACGGCACCGGTCCGGGTGCTGGAGGAAGCACTCGGCACCCCCTCGGGCCAGGCGCTGGTGATCGCCACCGTCGTCGGCATGGGCGGCGTCGGCAAGACGGCGCTGGCCCTGCACGTGGCGCACCGCGTCCGGGAGTCCTACCCGGACGGCCAGCTGTACGTGGACCTGCGCGGCTCCGACCCGGTGCCCGCCGACCCCGAAGCGGTGCTCAGCAGCTTCCTCGTGGCGCTCGGGGTGCCCGGCGACGCGGTGCCCGACGGGTTGGACGCCCGCTCGGCGCTCTTCCGGTCGGTCGTCGACGGGCGGCGGCTGCTGCTGGTGCTCGACAACGCCAAGGACACGGCGCAGATCCGGCCGCTGCTGCCGGGGGCGGTCGGCTGCGCGGTCCTCACCACCGGGCGCACCCGGCCGGCCGGGCTGCCGGCCACCGTGCACGTCGACCTCGACGTGTTCCACCCGTCCGAGGCGCTGGAGCTGCTCGGCCGCACCATCGGCGCGGACCGGCTCGCCGCCGAACGCGACGCGGCGCTGGAGCTGGTGGTGGCCTGCGGGTACCTGCCGCTGGCGGTCCGGATCGTGGCCGCCCGGCTCGCGGCCCGGCCGGGCTGGACGGTGGAGACGCTCAGCCGCCGGCTCCAGGTGGAGCGGCGGCGGATCGACGAACTGCGGATCGGCGACCTCGCGGTGGCGGCGGCCTTCGAACTGGGCTACCGGCAGCTCACCGCCGACCAGGCCCGGGCGTTCCGGCTGGTCGCCTCGGTGGACGGGCCGGACATCGGACTGCCGGCCGCCGCCGCCCTCCTCGACCTCGACGCGTACGACGCCGAGGACCTGCTGGAGGCCCTGGTGGACGTGGCGATGGTGGAGTCGTCGTTCCCCGGCCGCTACCGCTACCACGACCTGCTGCGCTCCTTCGCCCGGCGGCGCCCGGTGCAGGAGGCGGACCCCGCCGCCGCGGACGGCGGAGCGACGGACGGCGGGGAGGCGGTGGCGGCCCGGGACCGGTTGCTGGACCACCTGCTGGCCACGGCCTGCACCGCGTTCCAGCACGCGGTTCCGGGCGATCCGGCGGCGGGCGCGCTGGGGCCGGCCCGGTCCCCCGGGGTGCCGCTGGCCGGGTGGGACGCGGCCCGGGAGTGGACGGGGGCGGAGCGCGCCGGAGCGGTGGCGCTGGCGGCCCAGGTCGCCGCGGACGCGGCGGCGGGCCCGGCGTCCGGCTCCGCGGGCGGCACGGCGGGCGGCTTTCAGGGGACGGCGCTGCGGGCCGCGATCGACCTGCTGATCGCGCTCACGCCGTTCGTGCTCACCCCGCCGAGCCGGCAACTCGCCGCCACCGCCGACGCGCTGGCCGAGGCGGCGGCGCGGCACGGCGACGTGCGGGCCGCCGGACGGGCGCACTTCCTGCGCGGGAACGTCGCCCTGGCGGCGACCCGGCTGGACGCCGCCGAGGCGGCCGCGCGCCGGGCGGTGGACGCGGCGCGGACCGCCGGTGACACGGTGATCCTCCGCCAGGCGCTCAACGACCTGGGCCTGATCTGCCAGTTCCTGAGCCGCTACGACGAGGCGGTGGACCACTACGACGAGGCGCTGCTGCTGGCCAACGAGCTGGGGCACCGCTCCGGCGCCCTGGTGACGACCGTGAACGCCGCGCTGGCACGGGTGCGCAGCGGGCGCGCGGAGGAGGCGGTGGAGATCTGTCACGAGGTGCTCGCCGAGCTGCGGACGCGCCAGGACGATCCCGGGCGGGCGTACACCCTGTACGTGCTGGGCCTGGCGCTGCACGGGCTCGGGCGGCACGAGGAGGCGGTGACCTGGTTCCGGGAGTGCCTGGCGGTGGCGACGGGGGCGGGTCTGCGGGACCGGGCCGCGCACGCGCGCTACCGGCTGGCGGACAGTCTGCGCTCGCTCGGCCGGGCCGACGAGGCGCTCGACCACGCCGGGCAGGCGCTGGTCCTCTGCGAGGAACTGGGGGCGGAGCGGGACCAGGCTCAGGCGCTGCTGGTGCTGGGCCGCTCGCTGGCGGACCTGGGGCGCGGGGCCGAGGCGGGGGCGCGGTTGCGGCAGGCGTACGAGATCTTCTGCCGGCTGGGGCTCCCGGAGGCGGCCGAGGTGGCCTGCCTGCTGGAGCAGCCGGCGCTGGCCCTGGTCGAACCCTGCGGGCTGGAGGCCTAG